ATCCttatctctctccctctctcattcAAACagcctttaaaaattttataagataTTAGAAGCTTTCACGTTTCAACCATACATGTGGACTACGGTATCAACGCTCAATAAACATGTGGACAAGGACAGCCACTCCAGTCCCAAATCTCCACGTACACACAGTGTCCAGTGACTGACTGGGGGGTTTTGGTTCATTTCGGATGACAAAAGTATCAGTACCAAAAGCAAAATGTATGTAAAAAAAGATGACTCACATCACTTCTTCCAAGGCCCATACTTGTCCCATGCGATATCACAACCTCTTCTCTCTGTGTATTCTTGATGGATGGTGGGGTTCCACCACGAGCAAGAGCTTTAATTCTTGGCCATACAATTACAAACACCCCCTTTGCTTCTTTTGTAACCAAAGTGACATGGTAACCACTCAACGGCCAAAAATCATGGCTCATGACTTCCCTCCAAGCATCTCTCACAAAGCTTGTAGCTTAATCATGTTTTTGTTTTTTTGGCTTATTAAATTACATGAAGGACCCTTTAATACCATTAATCTTACCCCATTAGTATATTAAGATTCTTCTTTGAACTTCATAAAATTGAGATTGTACAATTAAAATTTCTCTACCACAAGTTTGAAATTCCATACTTTAAAAAAAAGGGTAATTAAAAGATTGATTAGAGATTATAAATAGTGACAACTTTGTCATTTAGTGGCTTTCATTCCTTTTTTATATGCTAAAATTCTGTCCAGAACTCATTTCCTGGAAACTGTCTGTGAACAATAGTGGTTATAGCATAGAAGGTCTCTTTAAATCCTTCCTCCAATCTCCTAGAATCCCTTTTTAAGCttgtgaaagagagaaaatgtgcaGAGGTGTAAAGGAGAGAAGCCACAACCAAGGCAGGTTCTGCATGAAACTAGAGGAGAAAGAAGCTGGTTCAGGCGATGAAGCCTCAAGTTTGATATGCTGTGAACTCTGTGGGTCTCGAGCATCTTTATATTGCCAAGCAGATGATGCATTTCTGTGTAGAGAATGTGACAAATGGGTACATGGTGCTAATTTCTTAGCTCTCAGGCATATTAGATGTTTTCTCTGCAACACTTGCCAAAATCTTACACAAAGATATCTCATCGGAGCTTCGAAGGAGATAATGCTTCCTACCATTGTCAGTTTGAGAGAGAGAAGGCAGCAGCGTAATTCCAACAACGATGAAAAACAGTGTTCTACATCACTTAAAATGCCTTTTCTGTTTCTTTGATAATATAGTTCATCAtcttctttcatatatatatatatatatatatatatatatatatatatatatattttttttttttttttttccttttttttttcggtTCCCTGTTCTTCCccgccttttttttttctttatcagaTTCTAATGCAAGGTCTGGTTCTTGGGATTGTTCCTGGTTAGTAAAATTAGAGATTTAGAGTATCTTTCATGATCTCATGATGTTTTCTTCATcgaattgaaaattttatggCATTAATTGTTGATGGGT
This sequence is a window from Hevea brasiliensis isolate MT/VB/25A 57/8 chromosome 10, ASM3005281v1, whole genome shotgun sequence. Protein-coding genes within it:
- the LOC110670331 gene encoding B-box domain protein 30 — encoded protein: MCRGVKERSHNQGRFCMKLEEKEAGSGDEASSLICCELCGSRASLYCQADDAFLCRECDKWVHGANFLALRHIRCFLCNTCQNLTQRYLIGASKEIMLPTIVSLRERRQQRNSNNDEKQCSTSLKMPFLFL